One Portunus trituberculatus isolate SZX2019 chromosome 45, ASM1759143v1, whole genome shotgun sequence DNA segment encodes these proteins:
- the LOC123519436 gene encoding ribosome-binding protein 1-like, producing MVQGTPCLTKCIVVLSCMSCVLSAALQNTQPDESVSYVEKRAARDPMLRYLLVAMAQPGPRYAAPQILSRGVRRIGSEFLGKRSVAVSGPEKTCEPDPCVTEEGQDHADDLKKEQMSFTGQYNEQNDAGDLHDAPDKRALGDLSRSRLARYFSLLLNKKMGSEFLGKRAMGSEFLGKRAVGSEFLGKRAMGSEFLGKRAMGSEFLGKRAMGSEFLGKRAMGSEFLGKRAMGSEFLGKRAMGSEFLGKRAMGSEFLGKRAMGSEFLGKRAMGSEFLGKRAMGSEFLGKRAMGSEFLGKRAMGSEFLGKRAMGSEFLGKRAMGSEFLGKRDLWMQGPERRPEEQAEEEEEEEEREEVLSA from the exons ATGGTGCAGGGAACGCCATGCCTGACCAAGTGTATCGTGGTGCTCTCCTGCATGTCCTGTGTGCTGTCCGCCGCCCTGCAGAACACtcaaccag ATGAAAGCGTGAGTTATGTGGAGAAGCGCGCAGCGAGGGACCCGATGTTACGGTACCTGCTGGTGGCCATGGCGCAACCCGGCCCGCGCTACGCCGCCCCGCAGATTCTGAGCCGTGGAGTGAGACGAATCGGGTCGGAATTCTTGGGCAAAAGGTCCGTCGCTGTGTCTGGGCCCGAGAAGACGTGTGAGCCGGACCCCTGCGTCACCGAGGAGGGCCAAGACCACGCTGACGACCTGAAGAAGGAGCAGATGAGCTTCACTGGTCAATATAATGAACAGAATGACGCCGGAGACCTTCACGATGCGCCGGACAAAAGGGCTCTAGGAGATTTATCACGCAGCCGCCTCGCCCGctacttctccctcctcctcaacaaGAAAATGGGGTCAGAGTTCTTGGGTAAACGAGCAATGGGGTCAGAATTCTTGGGTAAGCGCGCGGTGGGCTCAGAATTTTTAGGAAAGCGTGCAATGGGGTCTGAATTCCTGGGTAAGCGAGCAATGGGGTCTGAATTCTTGGGTAAGCGCGCGATGGGTTCAGAATTCTTGGGAAAAAGGGCAATGGGTTCCGAGTTTTTAGGTAAGCGAGCGATGGGTTCAGAATTTTTAGGGAAGCGTGCAATGGGCTCAGAATTCTTGGGAAAACGTGCGATGGGTTCAGAATTCCTCGGGAAAAGGGCAATGGGCTCTGAGTTTCTAGGGAAGAGAGCGATGGGTTCAGAGTTCCTTGGCAAGAGAGCAATGGGTTCAGAATTCTTGGGTAAGCGCGCTATGGGATCAGAGTTTTTAGGTAAGAGGGCGATGGGTTCAGAATTCCTAGGGAAGAGAGCAATGGGATCAGAGTTCTTGGGTAAACGCGCTATGGGGTCAGAATTTTTGGGCAAGAGAGACCTGTGGATGCAGGGACCGGAGCGAAGACCGGAGGAGCaggctgaggaagaggaagaggaagaagagagagaagaggttctGTCTGCCTAA